The following proteins are co-located in the Pseudoalteromonas sp. N1230-9 genome:
- a CDS encoding UDP-2,3-diacylglucosamine diphosphatase, with translation MNNTTCSNKTHYPAVWISDVHLGYKDCQAQYLLDFLNAIECDVLYLVGDIVDLWSMKRQFFWHPSHYDVLALIQQKAKDGTRVIYIPGNHDETFRQYADESLFGIEVHQQYIHTTKANKRFLLLHGDDFDSATRYNKLISIAGDAGYDLLLFLNRWTNRIRRLFGGHYWSLASWIKARVHKAREAIDAFEKAAIHEAKKQGVDGIICGHIHHPAVKVVDGILYCNDGDWIENCTAIVENDCGRIELLHWSETQKVIHSADIGKLMPNPAHNKDAA, from the coding sequence ATGAATAACACCACTTGCAGTAATAAAACCCACTATCCTGCCGTTTGGATTTCCGACGTTCACTTAGGTTACAAAGACTGCCAAGCGCAGTACTTACTAGACTTTTTAAATGCCATTGAATGCGATGTACTGTATTTGGTCGGTGATATTGTTGATTTATGGTCGATGAAACGACAATTTTTCTGGCACCCTAGCCATTATGATGTATTAGCGCTTATTCAACAAAAAGCGAAAGATGGAACTCGCGTGATCTATATACCAGGTAACCACGACGAAACGTTTCGCCAGTATGCCGATGAGTCTTTATTTGGTATTGAAGTACATCAGCAATATATCCACACAACAAAAGCCAATAAACGTTTTTTACTTTTGCACGGCGATGATTTCGACTCGGCAACCCGTTACAACAAGTTAATTAGTATTGCAGGCGATGCAGGATACGACTTACTGTTATTTTTAAATCGCTGGACTAATCGCATCCGCCGTTTATTTGGTGGTCATTATTGGTCGTTGGCGTCATGGATCAAAGCACGAGTGCATAAAGCCCGTGAAGCAATTGATGCATTCGAAAAAGCAGCTATTCATGAAGCAAAAAAGCAAGGTGTGGACGGTATTATATGTGGCCATATTCACCACCCAGCCGTTAAAGTAGTTGATGGTATTTTATATTGTAATGATGGCGACTGGATAGAAAACTGTACGGCTATTGTAGAGAATGACTGTGGAAGAATTGAATTACTTCACTGGAGTGAAACACAAAAAGTAATTCACTCAGCAGACATCGGCAAGCTAATGCCAAATCCCGCTCATAATAAAGATGCCGCATAG